The Roseovarius indicus genome has a segment encoding these proteins:
- a CDS encoding methyltransferase domain-containing protein, whose translation MGIDAQLASQLVAARGLVEGKENCVMLGRQKFHIKGKFRRYVRQRLRQAGLTPDIPEYEQEDGFSETFLRKIGFPEPMSLDASPYENCDLTHDMNEPLPDDLRGRFDVIIDGGTLEHVYNTPQALDNVFHMLRPGGIFLSINGITGWAGHGFYQFSPELVWRYWKDARRCVLHECAAVPHDVTDAEPRPAPDTGQNGRRFRGAGMQGRWYLFYIIERGPDAVTDERIRNVSQGDYSVRWDAGEPQAAAGE comes from the coding sequence ATGGGAATTGACGCACAGCTTGCCAGCCAGCTTGTCGCCGCGCGCGGTTTGGTCGAGGGCAAGGAAAACTGCGTGATGCTGGGGCGGCAGAAGTTCCACATCAAGGGCAAGTTCCGCCGTTATGTGCGGCAACGGCTGCGGCAGGCGGGGTTGACCCCGGACATTCCCGAATACGAGCAGGAGGATGGGTTCAGCGAGACCTTCCTGCGGAAAATCGGGTTCCCGGAGCCGATGTCGCTGGATGCGTCGCCTTACGAGAACTGCGATCTGACCCATGACATGAACGAGCCGTTGCCCGATGACCTGCGCGGGCGGTTCGACGTGATCATCGACGGCGGCACGCTGGAGCATGTCTACAACACGCCGCAGGCGCTGGATAACGTCTTTCACATGCTGCGGCCCGGCGGGATCTTCCTGTCGATCAACGGGATCACCGGTTGGGCCGGGCATGGGTTCTACCAGTTCAGCCCGGAGCTGGTGTGGCGGTACTGGAAGGATGCGCGGCGCTGCGTGCTGCATGAATGCGCCGCCGTGCCGCATGACGTGACCGATGCCGAGCCGCGGCCGGCGCCCGACACGGGCCAGAACGGCCGGCGGTTTCGCGGGGCCGGGATGCAGGGGCGGTGGTACCTGTTCTACATCATCGAACGCGGCCCGGATGCGGTGACCGACGAGCGGATCCGGAATGTGTCTCAGGGCGATTACTCGGTGCGCTGGGATGCGGGCGAGCCGCAGGCCGCGGCGGGCGAATAG
- the clpB gene encoding ATP-dependent chaperone ClpB, protein MDLSKFTERSRGFLQAAQTIAMRESHQKLAPEHVLKALMDDDQGLASNLIKRAGGNPQRVVQALELSLGKIPKVSGDAGQVYMDNQTGKVLDEAEKLAKKAGDSFVPVERLLTAMAVVKSPAKDALEQGGVSAQSLNEAVNDIRKGRTADSASAEDTYEALEKYARDLTKAAEDGKIDPIIGRDDEIRRAMQVLSRRTKNNPVLIGEPGVGKTAIAEGLALRIVNGDVPESLQNKRLLSLDMGALIAGAKYRGEFEERLKAVLNEITNAAGEIILFIDEMHTLVGAGKTDGAMDAANLIKPALARGELHCIGATTLDEYRKHVEKDAALARRFQPLMVSEPTVEDTISILRGIKEKYELHHGVRISDSALVSAATLSNRYITDRFLPDKAIDLVDEAASRLRMEVDSKPEELDALDRDILQKQIEAEALRKEDDAASKDRLEKLEKELAELQEKSAEMTAQWQAERDKLASARDLKEQLDKARIELDHAKREGNLAKAGELSYGVIPQLEKQLSEAEQAEEDGMMVEEAVRPEQIAQVVERWTGIPTAKMLEGEREKLLGMEDNLHKRVIGQDSAVRAVANAVRRARAGLNDENRPLGSFLFLGPTGVGKTELTKAVAEFLFDDDSAMVRIDMSEFMEKHAVARLIGAPPGYVGYEEGGVLTEAVRRRPYQVVLFDEVEKAHPEVFNVLLQVLDDGVLTDGQGHRVDFKQTLIIMTSNLGSQALSQLPEGADAASAKRDVMDAVRSHFRPEFLNRLDEIVVFDRLSRDQMDGIVDIQMGRLTKRLASRKIRLELDEDAKKWLADEGYDPVYGARPLKRVIQKALQDPLAEALLAGDILDGSTVPVSAGADGLIIGDRVGNSNRERPDDAVVH, encoded by the coding sequence ATGGACTTGTCGAAGTTCACCGAGCGGTCGCGCGGCTTTCTTCAGGCGGCGCAGACGATCGCAATGCGGGAGAGCCACCAGAAACTGGCGCCCGAACATGTTCTGAAAGCATTGATGGATGACGACCAGGGGCTTGCGAGCAACCTGATCAAGCGCGCAGGCGGTAACCCTCAGCGCGTGGTGCAGGCGCTCGAGCTGTCTCTGGGCAAGATTCCGAAGGTGTCGGGCGATGCCGGCCAGGTCTACATGGACAACCAGACCGGGAAGGTTCTGGACGAGGCCGAGAAGCTGGCCAAGAAGGCCGGTGACAGTTTCGTGCCCGTGGAGCGCCTGCTGACCGCGATGGCCGTGGTGAAGAGCCCGGCGAAGGACGCGCTGGAGCAGGGCGGGGTGAGTGCGCAGAGCCTTAACGAGGCGGTGAACGACATCCGCAAGGGCCGCACCGCCGACAGCGCGAGTGCCGAGGATACCTATGAGGCGCTGGAGAAATACGCGCGCGACCTGACCAAGGCCGCCGAGGATGGCAAGATCGACCCGATCATCGGCCGCGACGACGAGATCCGCCGCGCGATGCAGGTGTTGAGCCGCCGGACCAAGAACAACCCCGTTCTGATCGGTGAGCCGGGCGTCGGCAAGACCGCGATTGCCGAGGGGCTTGCCCTGCGGATCGTCAATGGCGACGTGCCGGAGAGCCTTCAGAACAAGCGTCTGCTGTCGCTCGACATGGGCGCGCTGATTGCCGGGGCGAAGTATCGCGGTGAGTTCGAGGAGCGGCTGAAGGCCGTGCTGAACGAGATCACCAATGCCGCGGGCGAGATCATCCTGTTCATCGACGAGATGCACACGCTTGTGGGCGCGGGCAAGACGGATGGCGCGATGGATGCCGCCAACCTGATCAAGCCGGCGCTGGCACGGGGTGAACTGCACTGTATCGGTGCGACGACGCTCGACGAATACCGCAAGCATGTCGAGAAGGACGCGGCCCTTGCCCGCCGGTTCCAGCCGCTGATGGTGTCGGAGCCGACGGTGGAGGATACGATCAGTATCCTGCGGGGCATCAAGGAGAAGTACGAGCTGCACCACGGTGTGCGGATCTCGGACAGCGCGCTTGTGTCTGCCGCGACGCTGTCAAACCGCTATATCACCGACCGGTTCCTGCCGGACAAGGCGATCGACCTTGTCGACGAGGCGGCCAGCCGGTTGCGGATGGAGGTGGACAGCAAACCCGAGGAGCTTGACGCGCTCGACCGCGATATCCTGCAGAAGCAGATCGAGGCCGAGGCGCTGCGCAAGGAGGATGATGCCGCCAGCAAGGACCGGCTCGAGAAGCTCGAGAAGGAACTGGCCGAGTTGCAGGAGAAATCCGCCGAGATGACCGCGCAGTGGCAGGCCGAGCGGGACAAGCTTGCCAGCGCGCGCGACCTGAAGGAGCAACTCGACAAGGCGCGGATCGAACTGGATCACGCCAAGCGGGAGGGCAACCTCGCCAAGGCCGGTGAGCTTTCCTATGGCGTCATTCCGCAGCTTGAGAAACAGCTTTCCGAGGCCGAACAGGCCGAGGAAGACGGCATGATGGTGGAAGAGGCCGTGCGGCCGGAGCAGATCGCCCAGGTGGTCGAGCGCTGGACGGGTATTCCCACCGCCAAGATGCTGGAAGGCGAGCGCGAGAAGCTGTTGGGCATGGAAGATAACCTGCACAAGCGGGTGATCGGCCAGGACAGTGCCGTGCGGGCCGTGGCCAACGCGGTGCGCCGGGCCAGGGCGGGTCTCAACGACGAGAACCGGCCGCTGGGCAGCTTCCTGTTCCTCGGGCCGACGGGTGTCGGGAAGACCGAGCTCACGAAAGCCGTCGCCGAGTTCCTGTTCGACGATGACAGCGCGATGGTGCGGATCGACATGAGCGAGTTCATGGAGAAACACGCCGTCGCCCGCCTGATCGGTGCCCCGCCGGGTTATGTCGGGTACGAGGAGGGTGGCGTTCTGACCGAAGCCGTCCGCCGCCGGCCCTACCAGGTGGTGCTGTTCGACGAGGTCGAGAAGGCGCATCCGGAGGTGTTCAACGTGCTGTTGCAGGTGCTTGACGACGGGGTCTTGACCGATGGTCAGGGTCACCGGGTCGACTTCAAGCAGACGCTGATCATCATGACGTCGAACCTTGGGTCGCAGGCGTTGAGCCAGTTGCCTGAGGGGGCGGACGCCGCTTCGGCCAAGCGGGACGTGATGGATGCGGTCCGGTCGCATTTCCGGCCCGAGTTCCTGAACCGGCTGGACGAGATCGTGGTCTTCGACCGGCTGTCGCGTGATCAGATGGACGGCATCGTCGATATCCAGATGGGCCGCCTGACCAAGCGCCTGGCAAGCCGGAAGATCCGGCTGGAGCTGGACGAGGATGCCAAGAAGTGGCTGGCCGACGAGGGGTACGACCCGGTCTATGGCGCGCGGCCGCTGAAGCGGGTGATCCAGAAGGCCTTGCAGGATCCGCTGGCCGAGGCGTTGCTGGCCGGCGATATCCTCGACGGCAGCACGGTGCCGGTGAGTGCCGGGGCCGACGGGCTGATCATCGGCGACCGGGTGGGGAATTCCAACCGGGAACGACCTGACGACGCGGTCGTGCATTAA